TATTGGCGGTACAGCTTCAGCCCTAGCTATTAACAACCATGAACTACCTGTTAAAAAATTAGTGTTACTTGGTGCGCCTTCAAATTTTGATGAAGTTATTGATAATTACGTCAAAATCATGGGATACAACAAAAAAGTAATCAAAGCAATAAACGACTATTACTTAAAACATTTTGGGTATTTTCCTGAATTTTATGCCATTCAAAATTTCTCGAAGAATATCCAAGCAAAAGGACTCATCATTCACGATAAAAAAGACCGAATCATATCGTATAAGGATGCTTTGCATATTTCAAAATACTATAAAAATTCTAAGCTTATAAAAACCGCTGGATTTGGTCATGGTTTAAAAAACGAGACCGTTTACAAGCATATTTTAGAGTTTTTAAACACCTAGATTTGTTGTACTTTTGAAACATGAAGCCAGAATGGGCTTTTAGAGACTGTTTAAATTTTGTTTTTGGAATGTTTTATAGGGTATTTTTTTGTCAGACAGGGCCGAGCGTATAAAAAAGGTCTGGGGAGACCTTTTTAGCGAAGGAGCCAGGCTGCCGCGAGGGAGATTCATAGCCATAGCTATGGATCGAAAAATAGCTGATGTACGGCGGAAAAAGACACATAAAAGAGCCAAAGGATAAAACTTAAACAGTCTCTTAACAACAAAACCATCATTATTACCAAATTATCTGGATTGATTTAAAATGGTTTTTGATTTTTTTATTCAAATGGAAATAGAATTAAAACGCATCAATAAATTTTTAAGCGAAGTTGGATACTGCTCGCGCAGGGAAGCTGATAAACTTATCGAAGCAGGACGTGTAACCATAAACGGCGTTATACCAGAAATGGGCACAAAAATAGCCCCTAATGATGTGGTTCATGTAGATGGAAAAGAAATAAATGCTTCAAATGAAGCCTTTGTATATTTAGCTTTTAACAAACCTGTAGGTATTGTTTGCACAACAGACACAAGTGTTGAAAAAGACAACATCATCGATTTTATAAACTACCCCAAACGTATTTTCCCTATTGGAAGGTTAGACAAACCCAGTGAAGGTTTGATTCTGCTAACCGATGATGGCGATATTGTAAACAAAATTCTTCGTGCCAGCAATAACCACGAAAAAGAATACATTGTTAGGGTAGATAAACCTATTTCGCAAACCTTTATTGAACGTATGGCAGGTGGTGTTCCTCTTGAAGATTTAAATAAAGTCACCAATAAATGTGTGGTTGAAAAACTGAGTACTTACGAGTTTAAAATCATATTAACACAAGGTTTAAACCGACAAATCCGCCGCATGTGCGAATACTTAAATTATGAAGTTGAAACGCTAAAACGTGTTAGAATAATGAATATAAAACTCGATATGCCTTTAGGTGAATACCGAGAACTCACCAAAGAAGAATTTAGCGAATTAAACAGACTGATTAGCGATTCAACAAAAGAGTACAAACCCAATAAATTTCGCCGAAATTAATCCAAGCCACTCGGATAAACCGATTACTTAATATGGGAATTATAAAACGCTCTCACTTAATTTTGTAATGGGCATCATACCCTTTGACGCTATCTTAGCATTAAAATAAATTTTGAAACTATGATACGAATATTGGCATTCATTTTGACAATTGGAGGTACGATAGCCTTAATTCTAGGGGTTTTAGGTCTTTTTGGTAATAACTTTGTAACACTCAGCCCTTGGGCGTTAACCATATTAGGTGGTGTCTTCTTTATCGCAGGTGTATCCATGCTAAAATATAGAAAGGACGAACCCGCTAACCCAATCGAATAGAAAATTTAGCTAAAAAACCTTTTAACAATAATTAAGAAGATAGAGAAACGTTTTGACTCCTAATTAGAACTACGTCTCTCGCGAGCTAATAGTGTATTTTTTAACAACATAGCGATCGTCATAGGACCAACTCCCCCAGGAACCGGTGTGATATAACTTGCTTTTTTGCTAACACTTTCAAAATGTACATCACCTGCAAGTCTGTAACCACTTGTTTTTGTAGCATCTGGCACACGGGTAATTCCAACATCAATAATCACAACGTCTTCTTTAACCATATCACCTGTTAAAAACTCTGAAATACCAATAGCGGCCACAATAATATCGGCAGCTTTAGTAATTTCAGCCAAATTTTTAGAACGGCTATGTACTACCGTAACTGTTGCATCTCCTGCTTTACGCTTTTGACTCATTAAGATACTCATTGGGCGCCCCACAATATGGCTTCTTCCCATAACTACCACATTTTTACCAGACGTTTCAACTTGATAACGCTCTAATAATTCCAAAATACCATAAGGTGTTGCTGGTAAAAAAGTAGGTAAATCTAAAGCCATTTTACCAACGTTGGTAGGATGAAACCCATCCACATCCTTATCTGGATGCACCGCCATTAAAACCTTTTGTTCATCAATATGCTTTGGCAATGGCAATTGAACTATAAAACCGTCGATATCATCATTGGTGTTTAGCTCATTAATTTTGGACAACAACGCTTCTTCTGAAGTATAATCAGGCAAATCTATTAAAGTAGAATTAAAACCTATCTTTTCGCAAGCTTTTACTTTTGCATTTACATAAGTCATACTGGCTCCGTCGGTTCCTACTAAAATAGCAGCAAGATGCGGCACTTTTTCCCCTCTAGAAATCATGGCACTTACGTGTTCTGCAATTTCTTCTTTAATATCGTTACTTACTTTTTTTCCGTCTAAAATTATCATAAAAAATAGTATTCAGTAGCAGTCGCAGTCACAGTTTGCTTACTCATTGCCTGTATTTACTCCGAATTTGCTTGGATTATTAATCATATAGTTTATAAGTTTCCCGACTTCAATATCTAGTTCGGTTAACTCCAAATGTTTTTCTTCATCAAAATAATGACATGCTAAAGCAAAATCTAACCATGTACTCGTTTCCGAATTCTCACCATCAGCATCTGTAAGTTTGCTTATAAAATGTTTTGGGTAGATTCTTTTTCTATACGCTTCAGCTATATTTGCAGAAACCGACCTAGAACTTCTTCTTATTTGGTCTGTTAAAGAATATGTTTCTTCCTTTGGAAAGGATTTAGAGATTTCAAAAATTAACATAGACAACTCAAAAGATTTTTGATAAGCTAATAGTTTTTTGAAATCCATAAAATTTAATTTTCACTACTTAGAACTGAGACTGTGACTGAGACTGCGACTGTAACTACAAACCAATTAACGCATCCCTTTCATCATTTGCATCATTTTTTTACCGCCACCACCTTGCATCATTTTCATCATTTTGCTCATTTGGTCGAATTGCTTTAAAAGCTGATTGACTTGTTGCACCGAAGTACCAGAACCTTTACCTATACGTTGTTTTCTACTCGAATTTATAATAGAAGGATTGCTTCGTTCTTTAGGCGTCATAGAATGTATAATGGCTTCGATACCTTTAAACGCATCATCATCAATATCAACATCTTTTAACATTTTTCCAGCTCCAGGAATCATACCCATAAGGTCTTTCATGTTTCCCATTTTTTTGATTTGCTGAATCTGCTTTAAGAAATCATCAAACCCAAATTGGTTTTTGGCAATTTTCTTTTGAAGTTTACGTGCTTCCTCTTCATCAAACTGTTCTTGGGCACGTTCAACTAACGATACCACATCGCCCATTCCCAGAATTCGGTCTGCCATTCGCGATGGGTAAAACACATCAATAGCTTCCATTTTCTCACCAGTACCGATAAACTTGATGGGCTTATTTACAACCGATTTAATAGAAATAGCGGCCCCACCGCGGGTATCACCATCTAATTTGGTTAAAATAACACCATCAAAATTCAATACATCGTTGAAGGCCTTTGCTGTGTTTACAGCATCTTGACCTGTCATAGAATCTACAACAAACAAGGTTTCTTGTGGTTGAATGGCTTTGTGGATGTTCGATATTTCGGTCATCATCACTTCATCTACCGCTAAACGTCCCGCAGTATCTATGATGACTACATTATATCCATTTGCTTTTGCATGTGCAATACCTGCTTTTGAAATAGCTACGGGGTCTGTATTGCCTCTATCGCTAAAAACCTCTACTCCTATTTGATCGCCTACAACATGCAGCTGGTCTATCGCTGCTGGTCTGTAAACATCACAAGCAACCAATAAAGGTTTTTTTGATTTTTTTGTTTTAAGATAATTTGCAAGTTTACCAGAAAAGGTTGTTTTACCAGAACCCTGTAAACCAGACATTAAAATAACACTTGGGTTACCAGAAAGGTTGATACCTTCGGCATCACCACCCATAAGTTCGGTTAATTCGTCTTTTACTATTTTAACCATTAACTGCCCTGGCTGTAACGTTGTTAATACGTTTTGACCAAGTGCTTTATCTTTAACTCTTACGGTAAAGTCTTTTGCTATTTTAAAGTTAACATCGGCATCTAACAAGGCACGACGCACTTCTTTTAATGTTTCGGCTACGTTTACCTCAGTGATGCTTCCGTGACCTTTTAGTACGTGTAAAGCCTTATCTAATTTATCGCTTAAATTATTGAACATAATTTTTATTGAAATTTTAAGAACTGCAAATTTAAGTATTTGATATATATAATAGAAGTAACATGCTATAAAAAAGACAAATAAAAAAAAGGTTGTTAAAACATGTGCTTAACAACCTTTATAAAGGAAACTCTAATATAATAAATAATTAACCTAACTAATCAAAAACATTAAGTTCCCTTTTTACCAAAAGCATAATTAATTTTTCTTTTCAAGTATTAATAGTCTTTCAATTTCTCCTGTTGAGCTTAAATCTTTTAACTCGATTCTGTTTGATGAAATCTCTTTAATTTGCCATCTAAATGTTAGCTCATTAAATGGTGCTTCATTTGCAAAAAGCAAGCCTAAAAACAAGCCATTATTGCGGTACGCTAACCAAGATCCTGCTGTAATACCAGCATTGGGGTCGGTTACTTTTATTCTTCCGGTTTCTAAAAAGTTAATAGTGTAACCAGCAAAATTCTCTGTTGGATCTTGAACATGCTCTAAACCATCGTCGTATTTAGTAACTTGCCAAGTACCTACGACTAGAACGTCTTCAATATAGTTTACATCGCTATCAACTCTTAAACAGTGTCTTTCCAAAACCATTTTATTGTTGGCGTTCTCTAGTTTAATCAAACCTGGCTCTAAAAATGTAATTAACCATTCTAGTTTTAAATTTGGTCGTCCATCCAGGTTAATCTGTAAAATAAAACCAGCGTTCCTAACACCTATTTCATAAGTACCCGCTACAAATTCGCCGTTTATTCTAATTTTAACTTCGTTGTTTGGCAAGAATTTTAATGGCGTTCCTATATAATCTTTTTCATTATCAGTACCATTAATACTTAAACGTGCTATTCTCCAAAAACATTCTTGTAAATAGTTTTCTATACGCTCTTTAGTAATATCTACAACAACATCGCAATTTTTCTTTAAGATGATTTTATTACCTCCTTCTGTATATAATTTGATTCTTCCGTACTCAATTTCATACACAAACCATTCTAAAGAAAAATCTACAAGGGTATCGAATTCTAATTTAATAGCCACACCATGGTCTGTAGCACGAGTGCTCCAAGATCCCGTTAATATATCGCCTCCTCTTTTACGAACTTTAACCACACCGTCTTCTTTAAATACCATAACATATTCTAGATAGGTATCGGTTAAACTATTTTGGTTTCTATTAACTTCATAAACCACCCAAGGACACGTTTTTAACAAATTATCTAAACGCTCTTTTGTGAAATCATCGTCATGATAATCATTGTTATCGTCTTCATTACAAGCATTTTTTGCTTCTTTAATAACGTTGTGTAACTCAAGGTTGTTATTTACTGTTACAGTAGAGCCATCTGAATATTCCATAGTTACAGGAAAATTAAGACTAGCTAACAATCCATTTTCATTTCTTACACGTTCTATAAACCTGTATAATTGTCTATCGCTTTCAATAGTCACCACATTAATAACCTGAAAGTCTGTATTATAAATTGAAAATGATATAGGATACTGAAAATCGATGCATTCAATATCATCATCTTCTTCGTTTTCACCATGACATGCTTTAATTAAGTTTTCTAAAGCATCATGGTTTTCAATCACAACTTCATCATGATTTGCTAGTGTGATGGTGATGGGAAATATAATTTCTAACTTGTCAACGTCATCCTCAAATTTATTGTAAATAGCCTCAATGGTTTTATAGTCTTCTTTAGAATCTATAATTAGTTCTATCCCATTCGCTTTAACAGTAACAGGCAATTTAACAGACAAACAACTTGCCCTGTCTATAATATTATCGGAAGATCCGTCCATTTTAGACGTGGCACTTATCATACTTGTCAATTCAGATGTTGCCACAAGCGCTTCGGTTTCGGTAGGTGGTGTGACTTCAATGACTTCATCTTGACAAGACGTAAACAATAAAAGGGCAAAAAAAGGTAGTAGTAATAATGTTCTTAATTTAGTTTTCATGATTCTTGATTTTGGGTTCAACATAGCTTTTTGATTATAAAACAGGCTAACTTTAAAAATTCCTACCCTCTTCCCTAAAAAAAAATTCCAAATTCTAAGTTCCAAATTCCAAAAATCCTATTTTAGTGGCACAATCAACAACTAAAATGACTAAACAACTACATGAAAATATTTGCGAAGAGCGCTTATTTTCTTCAATATTTAATAAATACGCTAAAGATTTACATAACTTTTTATATTACAAATATGGCGATTTACTAAACCCAAAAGACAAAGTACAAGAAGCTTTTATTAAACTTTGGGAAAATTGCGCCAAGGTAAGTCCAGACAAAGCTAAAAGTTTTGTATTTACCACTGCCAATAATTTAATGCTGAATGAAACAGCGCACCAAAAGGTGGTATTAAAACACCAACAGATCAAACCAAAAACATATACCAACGAAACTCCTGAATTTCTAATGCAGGAAACCGAATATATGGACAAACTTCAAAAAGCACTTTCAAATTTAACCGATGCCCAACGTGAAGCGTTTATGATGAACCGGGTTGAAGGCAAACGCTTTAAAGAAATTGCTGAACTATTGGAAATTTCTACCAAAGCAGTTGAAAAGCGGATTTATGGAGCGTTGGAGAAGTTGAGGAAAGATATTAAGGAGCTGTAGCTGGTTGTTGGTTGTTGGTTGTTGGTTGTTGGTTGTTGGTTGTTGGTTGTTGGTAAAAAAACTAAACTTTGAAACTCTGAAACTCTGATGCTTTGAAACTTTTTTAAAAACAGGGTAGGAAAAAATAAAAGTTAACTGTTATATAATTGAATATCGAAATGATGAACAGAGAAGAATTAATATCGAAATGGTTAAATAACGATCTAAACGATCAGGAACTTGAAGCGTTCAAAATGCTTGAAGACTATAATGATTTAGTTAAGTTAGATCATGGTATACAAGCTTTTAAAGCTGAAGATTACAATACGTCTGCTGAATTAGAAACCGTATTAAAAGCCATTAAAACCTCAAAAAAACCATCAACACATTGGGTAAAACCATTGGTGTATGTTGCAGCTGTTCTTGCTATTTGTTTTAGCATATACTATTACACTACAACTTTAGATACTACCGTTACTACACAATTTGCGCAAAAAACATTGGTAGAACTACCAGATAACTCCAGTGTTAATTTAAATGCAAAATCCCTCTTAGTATTCAATAAGAATTCATGGAAAAACGAACGCGAAGTAACCCTTGAAGGCGAAGCTTTCTTTAAAGTTGCCAAAGGGTCTTCGTTTAATGTTATAACAAAATCAGGAACCGTTACGGTTTATGGTACTCAATTTAATGTGAAACAACGAGCGCATTATTTTGAGG
This genomic window from Mariniflexile sp. TRM1-10 contains:
- the rluF gene encoding 23S rRNA pseudouridine(2604) synthase RluF, with the protein product MEIELKRINKFLSEVGYCSRREADKLIEAGRVTINGVIPEMGTKIAPNDVVHVDGKEINASNEAFVYLAFNKPVGIVCTTDTSVEKDNIIDFINYPKRIFPIGRLDKPSEGLILLTDDGDIVNKILRASNNHEKEYIVRVDKPISQTFIERMAGGVPLEDLNKVTNKCVVEKLSTYEFKIILTQGLNRQIRRMCEYLNYEVETLKRVRIMNIKLDMPLGEYRELTKEEFSELNRLISDSTKEYKPNKFRRN
- a CDS encoding bifunctional 5,10-methylenetetrahydrofolate dehydrogenase/5,10-methenyltetrahydrofolate cyclohydrolase yields the protein MIILDGKKVSNDIKEEIAEHVSAMISRGEKVPHLAAILVGTDGASMTYVNAKVKACEKIGFNSTLIDLPDYTSEEALLSKINELNTNDDIDGFIVQLPLPKHIDEQKVLMAVHPDKDVDGFHPTNVGKMALDLPTFLPATPYGILELLERYQVETSGKNVVVMGRSHIVGRPMSILMSQKRKAGDATVTVVHSRSKNLAEITKAADIIVAAIGISEFLTGDMVKEDVVIIDVGITRVPDATKTSGYRLAGDVHFESVSKKASYITPVPGGVGPMTIAMLLKNTLLARERRSSN
- a CDS encoding four helix bundle protein, whose translation is MDFKKLLAYQKSFELSMLIFEISKSFPKEETYSLTDQIRRSSRSVSANIAEAYRKRIYPKHFISKLTDADGENSETSTWLDFALACHYFDEEKHLELTELDIEVGKLINYMINNPSKFGVNTGNE
- the ffh gene encoding signal recognition particle protein — translated: MFNNLSDKLDKALHVLKGHGSITEVNVAETLKEVRRALLDADVNFKIAKDFTVRVKDKALGQNVLTTLQPGQLMVKIVKDELTELMGGDAEGINLSGNPSVILMSGLQGSGKTTFSGKLANYLKTKKSKKPLLVACDVYRPAAIDQLHVVGDQIGVEVFSDRGNTDPVAISKAGIAHAKANGYNVVIIDTAGRLAVDEVMMTEISNIHKAIQPQETLFVVDSMTGQDAVNTAKAFNDVLNFDGVILTKLDGDTRGGAAISIKSVVNKPIKFIGTGEKMEAIDVFYPSRMADRILGMGDVVSLVERAQEQFDEEEARKLQKKIAKNQFGFDDFLKQIQQIKKMGNMKDLMGMIPGAGKMLKDVDIDDDAFKGIEAIIHSMTPKERSNPSIINSSRKQRIGKGSGTSVQQVNQLLKQFDQMSKMMKMMQGGGGKKMMQMMKGMR
- a CDS encoding RNA polymerase sigma factor, which gives rise to MTKQLHENICEERLFSSIFNKYAKDLHNFLYYKYGDLLNPKDKVQEAFIKLWENCAKVSPDKAKSFVFTTANNLMLNETAHQKVVLKHQQIKPKTYTNETPEFLMQETEYMDKLQKALSNLTDAQREAFMMNRVEGKRFKEIAELLEISTKAVEKRIYGALEKLRKDIKEL
- a CDS encoding FecR family protein; its protein translation is MMNREELISKWLNNDLNDQELEAFKMLEDYNDLVKLDHGIQAFKAEDYNTSAELETVLKAIKTSKKPSTHWVKPLVYVAAVLAICFSIYYYTTTLDTTVTTQFAQKTLVELPDNSSVNLNAKSLLVFNKNSWKNEREVTLEGEAFFKVAKGSSFNVITKSGTVTVYGTQFNVKQRAHYFEVICYEGLVGVTYNSQETKLKPGDSFLIIDGKQIAKEKENRSTPSWVNNESTFKSLPYKEVIAEFERQYDVNITLLNIDSNQLFTGSFAHNNLEVALKAITLPLHVTYSKTNRTITLKRE